The Syngnathus typhle isolate RoL2023-S1 ecotype Sweden linkage group LG11, RoL_Styp_1.0, whole genome shotgun sequence genome contains a region encoding:
- the cita gene encoding citron rho-interacting kinase isoform X2, protein MLKFKYVSQGGLKTTPTSADPITIRSSRLNQLFQGRLSLNGQQGGCILSREEFVDSLLLLYQECKSPELMKIHHVANFVNKFSDVVSELQSLQPSLVDFEVRAVVGQGRFGKVQVVREKATGDFYALKVMEKTVLRSQENMVFHEEERRILSLNCSPWIPQLFCAFQDDEHVYLTMEYLPGGDLLSLLNRYEEQFDESMAQFYLAELVEAIHGVHQLGFVHRDVKPENVVIDRTGHIKLADFGSAARLTANKTVATPTVPVGTQDFLSPEVLEAMNEGSLSTYGVECDWWSLGVIAYDMIYSRLPFSDGTSTRTIHNILNFQNFLKIPEEPPATKQFVDLVLSLLCGAQERLGFQGLRCHPFFSTVDWNNLRQVLPPFVPALHAEDDTSNFEEPELAAPRPASASKRGAPPVGFQGKDLPFLGWFFSRALTTLAKSEVVSAGLNSPAKTNSMERKLHLKSKELQETQDKCHKMEQEISRFQRKMTDLESVLHQKDVELKASETQRSILEQDLATYITECSSLKRSLEEARVEVSREDDKALQLLHDIREQSNKLQEIKEQEYHAQLEEMQVTIRQLEEDLSAARRRSDLYESELRDSRQTSEELKRKAVEYQQRIQKAKEQGKAEVEELLSKLEKTNAEQQVKIQELQDKLSKAVKASTEATELLQNVRQAKERLERDLERLRGKSDSSDTLKRRLRETEEGRKTLENQVKRLEMVERRENKLKEDIQTKSQQIQQMAEKILELEDHLRDAQSTAQRMETQLVQKERLYEDKIKVLEAQMKVDIADKESLEAKRAQQEEESRENCKLISEQKATINAMDSKMKNLEQRIAELSEANKLAANSSIYTQKNMKAQEEMISELRQQKFYLESQAGKLEAQNAKLEEHLEKISQQEQTKRTRLLELESRLREMGLEHEEEKLEIKRQVSELTLSLQERESQISSLQAARLALESQLQQAKTELEETTAEAEEEITALRNHRDEIQQKFDALRDSCSVITDLEEQLTQLSQENAELNRQNFYLSKQLDEASDEREDQLQLSQEVDRLRREVADREMHLNNQKQNIETLKTTCSMLEEQVVELESLNDELLEKERQWEAWRGALEDEKSQAERRTRELQRLLDNEKQNRLRADQRSTESRQAVELAVKEHKAEILALQQALKEQRLKAESLSDTLNDLEKKHAMLEMNARSLQQKLETERELKQRLMEEQGKLQQQMDLQKSHIFRLTQGLQDALDQTDMLKTERTDLEYQLENIQAVYSHEKVKMEGTISQQTKLIDFLQAKMDQPTKKKKGIFGRRREDVGTTTNGALTPQSQPTVPLQYCDMKLALEKERSRCGELEEALQKMRIELRSLREEAAHFKAQDHMSTSTPAQARHQILMSAIVKSPEHQPNPCGLLNPSTRSKESSTPEEFGRRVKERMHHNIPHRFTVGLNMRAAKCAVCLDTVHFGRQAATCLECNMLCHPKCSPCLPATCGLPAEYATHFSEALCREKASSPGLQVKEASGHVRLEGWMKQPRNGKRGQQGWETKYVVLDGTKISVYDAEPREDCVNAEEEFELCLPDGEVTVHGAVGASELINTAKSDIPYILKLESHPHTTCWPGQSLYFMAPSFPDKQRWVAVLESVVAGSRGAKDKGDSEAAGVSKRQKNLSPLVQKLLGNSLLKLEGDDRLDINCTLPLTDQIVLVGSEEGLYALNVIKNSLTHIPGLTAVFQIQILRELDKLLMITGEDRALCLVEIKKVKQSLSQSHLPSPPDLNPFIFETVKGCHLFSSGKIDNGICICAAMPNKITILRLNESLNKFCIRKEIETSEPCSCIHFTGYSIIIGTNKFYEIEMKQYVLEEFLDKNDVTLASAVFAASSHSFPISIIQVTTTPQKEEYLLCFHEFGVFVDAYGRRSRTDDIKWSRLPLSFAYREPYLFVTYFNSLDVVEIQGHSFGSHSYAHLDIPNPRYLGPAISSGAIYLASSYQNKLRVICCKGNLIQNQDGGGDLQYCGSGRSPNKRGPPSYNEHISKRLAANPLTHGEPGTPHRYREARTEFRRDKSPSRPLEREKSPGRMLENRIVASPGRAVTDPRLERSPARGMADPRMERSPGRMMDVRRERSPGRFEERQRLHTGSGRTPINPVTKVWDQSSV, encoded by the exons ATGTTGAAGTTCAAATACGTGAGCCAGGGAGGCCTTAAAACGACGCCGACCTCTGCGGACCCCATCACCATCCGAAGTTCAAGACTCAACCAGCTGTTTCAG GGTCGCCTCAGCTTGAATGGGCAGCAGGGAGGATGCATCTTGAGTCGGGAGGAGTTTGTGGACTCGCTGTTGTTACTGTACCAAGAGTGTAAATCCCCTGAATTGATGAAGATACATCATGTGGCCAACTTTGTAAACAAGT TTTCTGACGTGGTCTCGGAGCTCCAGTCCTTGCAGCCAAGCCTTGTCGACTTTGAGGTGCGCGCTGTGGTGGGACAAGGTCGCTTTGGCAAGGTTCAAGTTGTACGGGAGAAGGCAACGGGGGATTTTTATGCTTTGAAAGTCATGGAAAAGACAGTTTTACGCTCTCAGGAAAAT ATGGTTTTTCATGAAGAGGAGCGACGCATTCTGTCTTTGAACTGCAGTCCCTGGATCCCACAGCTCTTCTGTGCTTTCCAGGATGATGAGCATGTCTATTTG ACGATGGAGTACTTGCCGGGCGGCGACCTCCTGTCTCTGCTCAACCGATACGAGGAGCAGTTTGACGAGTCCATGGCTCAGTTCTATTTGGCTGAGCTGGTGGAGGCCATTCATGGTGTCCACCAGCTGGGCTTTGTCCACAG AGATGTCAAGCCCGAGAATGTTGTCATCGATCGAACCGGTCACATTAAACTGGCAGACTTTGGATCGGCTGCCAGGCTCACGGCTAACAAAACG GTGGCCACTCCCACAGTGCCTGTGGGAACCCAAGACTTCCTCTCCCCTGAGGTATTGGAGGCCATGAACGAGGGCTCTCTCAGCACCTACGGCGTGGAGTGCGACTGGTGGTCCCTCGGGGTCATAGCCTACGATATGATTTACTCCAGGCTTCCTTTCTCTGACGGCACTTCAACGCGGACCATCCACAACATCCTCAACTTCCAA AATTTTCTGAAGATTCCAGAAGAGCCACCCGCCACTAAGCAGTTTGTCGACCTGGTGCTGAGTTTGCTGTGTGGAGCTCAAGAACGTCTGGGATTCCAGGGACTCCGATGCCACCCGTTTTTCTCCACGGTGGACTGGAATAATTTACGACAAG TTCTCCCACCTTTTGTTCCTGCGTTGCACGCTGAAGATGACACCTCTAATTTTGAGGAGCCGGAGCTGGCAGCCCCCCGGCCAGCCTCAGCATCCAAGCGAGGAGCTCCCCCTGTGGGCTTCCAGGGCAAGGATCTCCCCTTTCTAGGATGGTTCTTCAGCAGAGCACTGACAACATTGGCCAAATCTGA GGTAGTCTCTGCTGGCCTCAACTCTCCTGCTAAGACCAACTCCATGGAAAGGAAGCTCCACCTTAAAAGCAAGGAATTACAAGAAACCCAAGACAAATGTCACAAG ATGGAGCAGGAGATCTCCAGGTTCCAACGCAAAATGACTGATCTGGAGTCAGTGCTCCACCAGAAAGATGTGGAGCTGAAGGCCTCCGAGACTCAGAGGAGCATCCTCGAGCAAGACCTCGCCACCTACATTACGGAGTGCAGT AGCCTAAAGCGGAGCCTGGAGGAGGCACGCGTGGAAGTCTCTAGAGAAGATGACAAAGCTCTGCAGCTGCTACACGACATCCGTGAACAGAGCAACAAGCTGCAGGAAATTAAAGAGCAA GAGTACCATGCCCAGTTGGAGGAGATGCAAGTGACCATCAGGCAGCTGGAGGAGGACCTGTCGGCCGCACGCCGCCGCAGCGACCTCTATGAATCGGAACTTAGAGACTCAAGACAAACCAGCGAGGAACTCAAACGAAAGGCTGTAGAGTACCAGCAGAGGATTCAGAAG GCTAAAGAGCAGGGTAAAGCCGAGGTAGAGGAGCTTCTGTCCAAACTGGAAAAG ACAAATGCGGAGCAACAGGTGAAAATCCAAGAGCTCCAAGACAAACTGTCAAAG GCAGTGAAAGCAAGCACCGAAGCCACTGAACTGCTGCAGAATGTCAGACAGGCCAAAGAACGGCTGGAACGAGACCTGGAGCGCTTGCGAGGCAAAAGCGACTCCAGTGACACGCTCAAACGACGCCTGAGAGAGACAGAG GAGGGTAGGAAGACCCTGGAGAACCAGGTGAAGAGGCTGGAGATGGTTGAGCGCCGGGAGAATAAGCTCAAAGAAGACATTCAGACCAAATCCCAGCAGATCCAGCAGATGGCCGAAAAGATCCTG GAACTGGAGGACCACCTGAGGGATGCCCAGTCTACAGCACAAAGGATGGAAACTCAGCTTGTCCAAAAGGAGAGGCTGTATGAAGACAAAATTAAG GTTCTGGAAGCCCAAATGAAGGTGGACAtagctgacaaagaaagcctgGAGGCCAAAAGAGCGCAGCAAGAGGAGGAGTCGAGAGAGAACTGCAAACTTATCAGCGAGCAGAAAGCG ACTATTAACGCCATGGATTCAAAGATGAAGAACCTGGAGCAGCGCATCGCTGAGCTGTCAGAGGCTAACAAGCTGGCTGCTAACAGTAGCATCTACACCCAGAAGAACAT GAAAGCACAAGAGGAAATGATCTCAGAACTGCGACAGCAAAAGTTCTATTTGGAGTCTCAGGCTGGCAAGCTGGAGGCTCAGAATGCCAAACTGGAGGAACATCTTGAGAAAATCAGTCAGCAGGAGCAGACCAAGAGGACCCGTTTACTGGAGCTGGAGAGCAGGCTGCGGGAG ATGGGCTTAGAGCATGAAGAGGAAAAACTGGAGATCAAGAGACAGGTGTCGGAGTTGACCCTCTCCCTGCAGGAACGCGAGTCGCAAATAAGCAGCCTGCAAGCAGCTCGTCTTGCTTTGGAGAGCCAGTTGCAACAAGCAAAGACTGAGTTGGAGGAAACCACTGCTGAGGCCGAGGAGGAGATCACTGCCTTGAGG AATCACAGAGATGAAATTCAACAGAAGTTTGATGCCCTGAGAGACAGCTGTTCA GTGATCACTGACCTGGAGGAGCAACTTACCCAGTTGAGTCAGGAGAATGCCGAATTAAACCGGCAGAACTTCTACCTGTCCAAGCAATTGGATGAAGCATCGGATGAGAGGGAGGACCAACTGCAGCTAAGCCAGGAGGTGGACCGGCTGAGGAGAGAAGTGGCAGACCGTGAGATGCATCTCAACAATCAAAAACAA AACATTGAGACACTGAAGACTACGTGTAGCATGCTGGAGGAGCAAGTGGTGGAGCTGGAGTCTCTGAACGACGAGCTCCTGGAGAAGGAGAGGCAGTGGGAGGCCTGGAGAGGGGCCCTGGAGGATGAAAAGAGCCAGGCCGAAAGACGCACCAGGGAACTGCAAAGATTGCTGGATAAcgaaaaacaaaacag gtTACGGGCAGACCAGCGCAGCACAGAGTCACGCCAAGCAGTGGAACTCGCAGTCAAAGAGCACAAGGCTGAGATATTGGCGCTGCAGCAAGCCTTGAAGGAGCAGAGACTCAAAGCCGAAAGTCTATCTGATACG CTCAATGATCTGGAGAAGAAGCACGCTATGCTGGAGATGAACGCTCGCAGCTTGCAGCAGAAATTGGAGACGGAGAGGGAGTTAAAACAGAGACTGATGGAAGAG CAAGGGAAGCTGCAACAGCAGATGGATCTCCAAAAGAGCCACATTTTCCGTTTGACCCAGGGTCTACAAGATGCTTTGGACCAAACCGACATGCTCAAGACCGAGAGGACCGATTTGGAATACCAGCTGGAGAATATACAG GCTGTATATTCCCATGAGAAGGTGAAGATGGAAGGGACCATCTCGCAACAGACCAAACTCATTGACTTCCTCCAGGCCAAAATGGACCAGCCCACCAAGAAAAAGAAG GGCATTTTCGGGCGACGGCGCGAAGATGTCGGCACGACCACAAATGGGGCATTGACTCCTCAATCTCAGCCGACAGTTCCCTTGCAGTACTGTGACATGAAGCTTGCTTTAGAGAAGGAGCGCTCGAGGTGTGGAGAGCTGGAAGAGGCTCTTCAGAAGATGCGAATTGAACTACGATCCCTAAGGGAAGAGG CCGCTCATTTCAAAGCGCAGGATCACATGTCGACTTCCACACCAGCCCAGGCCCGCCATCAAATCCTCATGTCGGCCATTGTGAAGTCCCCAGAGCATCAACCCAACCCTTGTGGGCTACTTAACCCCTCAACCCGTTCAAAGGAGTCTTCCACACCTGaag agtTTGGTCGTCGCGTGAAGGAGCGAATGCATCATAACATCCCCCATCGCTTCACTGTGGGTCTCAACATGCGCGCTGCCAAATGTGCAGTCTGCTTGGACACTGTGCATTTTGGACGCCAGGCTGCCACTTGTCTAG AATGCAACATGCTTTGTCATCCCAAATGCTCACCATGCCTACCAGCCACTTGCGGCCTGCCAGCCGAGTATGCCACCCACTTCTCGGAGGCTTTATGCCGAGAAAAGGCAAGCTCCCCTGGACTCCAGGTCAAGGAAGCTAGTGGGCATGTTCGCTTGGAGGGatggatgaaacagccaag AAATGGCAAACGTGGTCAGCAGGGCTGGGAGACAAAGTACGTGGTCCTTGATGGAACCAAAATATCAGTTTACGACGCAGAGCCCAGAGAAG ACTGTGTAAATGCGGAGGAGGAATTTGAGCTTTGTCTACCTGATGGAGAGGTAACTGTTCATGGAGCTGTTGGGGCCTCTGAGCTCATCAACACTGCAAAGTCAG ACATCCCTTACATTCTGAAGCTGGAGTCACATCCGCACACCACTTGTTGGCCAGGTCAGTCGCTCTACTTCATGGCTCCCAGTTTCCCGGACAAACAACGTTGGGTGGCTGTACTGGAGTCTGTGGTGGCCGGTAGCCGCGGAGCTAAAGACAAAGGAGATTCGGAAGCT GCAGGTGTTTCTAAAAGACAGAAGAACCTATCGCCCCTGGTTCAG AAACTTCTGGGCAACTCGTTACTGAAGCTGGAGGGTGACGACCGCTTGGACATCAACTGCACTCTGCCTCTCACTGACCAG ATCGTGCTGGTCGGCTCTGAGGAGGGCCTGTATGCGCTGAACGTCATAAAAAACTCCTTAACGCACATCCCGGGCCTGACTGCCGTATTCCAGATTCAGATCCTGAGGGAGCTCGACAAGCTGTTGATGATCACTG GAGAGGATCGGGCCCTGTGTTTGGTGGAGATCAAGAAGGTGAAGCAGTCTTTATCACAGTCCCATCTTCCATCTCCACCTGACCTCAACCCCTTCATCTTTGAGACAGTGAAGGGGTGCCACCTCTTCTCCTCTGGAAAG aTTGACAATGGAATTTGTATCTGTGCCGCTATGCCCAATAAGATTACAATCCTGCGACTTAATGAAAGCCTCAATAAGTTCTGTATCAGAAAG GAAATCGAAACCTCCGAGCCCTGCAGCTGCATCCACTTCACTGGCTACAGCATTATCATCGGCACCAACAAATTTTACGAAATTGAAATGAAGCAGTATGTGCTAGAAG AGTTCCTGGATAAAAACGACGTGACGCTAGCCTCCGCCGTGTTTGCCGCATCCTCCCACAGCTTCCCCATCTCTATCATTCAGGTCACCACGACTCCTCAGAAGGAGGAATACCTGCTCTGTTTCCATG AGTTTGGCGTGTTTGTGGACGCGTACGGACGCAGGAGTAGAACCGATGATATCAAGTGGAGTCGCCTGCCACTATCATTTG CTTATAGAGAGCCATACCTGTTTGTGACCTACTTCAACTCTCTGGATGTGGTTGAGATTCAGGGACATTCATTTGG CTCCCACTCATACGCTCACCTGGACATCCCAAACCCACGCTACCTTGGCCCAGCCATTTCCTCCGGTGCCATTTACTTGGCCTCATCATATCAGAACAAACTACGAGTCATTTGTTGCAAGGGCAACTTGATTCAGAACCAGGATGGTGGAGGAGACTTGCAGTACTGCGGCTCAGGACGCAG CCCTAACAAACGTGGGCCTCCTTCCTACAACGAGCACATCTCCAAAAGGCTGGCAGCCAACCCCCTCACACACGGGGAGCCCGGCACACCCCACCGCTACAGAGAGGCCCGCACCGAGTTCCGGCGTGACAAGTCCCCCAGCCGTCCTTTGGAGAGAGAGAAGTCCCCCGGTAGGATGCTGGAGAACCGGATAGTGGCGTCTCCCGGCAGAGCTGTGACCGACCCTCGATTAGAGCGCTCCCCAGCGAGGGGCATGGCGGACCCCCGAATGGAGCGCTCCCCGGGGCGTATGATGGATGTCCGCAGGGAGAGGTCACCAGGTCGTTTTGAAGAGCGCCAGAGGCTTCATACTGGTTCTGGACGCACGCCCATAAACCCCGTCACCAAG GTATGGGACCAGTCGTCCGTTTAG